The Haemorhous mexicanus isolate bHaeMex1 chromosome 38, bHaeMex1.pri, whole genome shotgun sequence DNA window caccccaacccctccTCTTTTAGCTCCGCCCCCTAAGCTTTACTgccttcccaccccaaaccccgccCCCTTTagcccctccccttcccctttcctaaTTTAACCCTTTCCACTCAGCCTCGCCCCCTCCTTCTTTAGCCCCTCCCACTTTAGCCCCTCCCACTTTAGCCCCTCCCGAAACCACCCCTGCCCTTTAGCCCCGCCCCTTCCCTTTagccccacccctcccccaataCTCTCCCActcatttccccctccccaaacccctcccccctcccctttcctaAGCTCCTCCCCCTTTAACCCCTCCGCCTTTAGCCCCGCCTCCTCTCGCTTGCCCACGCCCCTCTCCCTAAAGCTCCGCCAATCTCCAGGTAGCCCCGCCCCCTCTCACCTCCCCTGTGCGCCACCGCCCGTCCCGGCACTGCCAACCTGGGCCCGTCCGGGCCCCTCCGGGCCAGCGTGGCCACCAAAACTCCCCCGAGGGCCACCACAACCGCCCCGAGCGCCACCGCCAGCACCACCGCCGCCATGGCTGCCCTCCcggactggtttggactggtttgtactgggttGGGACTGGTTTGGGCGTGGCCGCGCACCTGTCGCAGGTGTTTAAATTGGGGTGTGCCTCGGTACCCACTATGCAAAGCGGGAACATGGGATGCTTCCGCCTCGTTACCCACAATGCAACGCAAGGAGAGGAAGTTATTTCCGGGTTGTAAAGGAAATGCCACGGTACCCACAATGCACTGCGGGGAATAGAATACCAGTTGCCTCGTTACCCACAATGCATCGCGAGAACGGAGAAATTTTCTATGCTTTACTGGGAGAGGGCCCAAACTGGGAGGCCTGGGAGAAATGGGAGAACTCATGTCCATACTGGAAcgactgggagaactgggagcGCAGCTGGAAGCACTAAGAGCCTAAACTGGGAGCATTAAGACTCaaactgggagaactgggaaaCCAAACTGGGAGAACTGGAAGCGTTCAGGAATTGGAGGTTACTTCCGCCTCGGTACCCACAATGCAGTGCGAAAATTAAAAAGACTTTTGCCTCGTTACCCAAAATGCACCGTGAGATACGAGAACCTGCGGGGGTTTGACTGGGAGGGGACCCAAACTGGGAggactgggagaactgggaggaCTCATGtccatactgggagcactgggagccaaactgggagcactgggagccaaaactgggagcactgggagcccaaactgggagcactgggagcccaaactgggagcactgggagcccaaactgggagaactgggagccaaactgggagcactgggagcccaaactgggagcactggaagccaaactgggagaactgggtgccaaactgggagaactgggagcCTAAAGTGAGAGAACTGGGAGCCCaaactgggagaactgggagctcaaactgggagcactgggagcccaaactgggagaactgggagccaaactgggagcactgggagcccaaactgggagaactggaagccaaactgggagcactgggagcccaaactgggagcactgggatcatTGCAGAAATGAGGGCTACTTCCGCCTCGGTACCCACAATGCACAGCGGGAACTAAGGAACTGACGGTCTCCAACAGGGAGGGGGCtaaactgggagcactggaagCCAAACTGGGAGCACGGGGAGGCCaaactgggagaactgggagctCAAAGTGGGAGAACTGGGAGCCAAACTTGGAGCCAAACAGAGAGCACTGGGAACTTTGCGGAAGTGAGGGCTACTTCCGCCTCGGTACCCACAATGCACAGCGGGATAAAGAAGTCGCATCCGCCTCGGTACCCACAATGCACAGCGGGCTTAGGAAGTCGCATCCGCCTCGTTACCCAAAATGCACAGCGGGAACGAAAAAACTTCCGGGTGTAAtggcggggggggaggggctcaaactgggagcactgggagccccaCCCCTCCAAAACCCCGCAAATTATGCAAATTTATGCAAATCAACACCATCCAAAAGTTGTCCATAGCCAAGGACGACGTCACCGCTCCATGCAAATGAGGAGTCTTTGCTGCCTATATGCAAATTCATGAAAATCAGCCCTAATTCAAAGCTGCCTTTACCAGAGTATGACATCACCGCTACATGCAAATGACTGGTGCTTATTGCCTTTATGCAAATTTATGCAAATCCACCCTACTCCAAAACTGCCCTCAAGCAGAGATGACGTCACCATTACATGCAAATGCACTAATTAACACTATAACTATTTTTATGCAGATTTATGTAAatcatccccatcccaaagctACCCTCGCCCAAGGATGATATCTCCGTTATATGCAAATGAGGAATGTTTGCGGCCTTTATGCAAATTTATGCAAATCCACACAGGCCAAAAGCTGCCTATTAAAGGATGAGGCCACCACTGTATGCAAATGAGGAATGTTTATTGCCTTTTATGCAAACTTATGCAAATGAGAGCAACACCTCCCCCTTCTTCTTCCATTGAAGGCTCTGAAGGGCGCGTGGCCTCAACCAATCAGAGCCAGGCTGCGTTAATTTATGCAAATCCATGTGagtgaagcagagctgggagggttGGGTATGCAGATTTATGCTAATGAGCCACGCTCCGCCTCCCACTGCTCGGGGGTGAGGGTTCGCTGCTCCAGGGCGTGGATCCggcccagctcctccttcagcgCCTCGTTAACGAGCCTGCCAGGTAATTAACCGCTAATTAACACCATTAATTAATTACCACATCGATTAAACCGCCCTGATTTTAATACCCATTTAAACCCCGCCCATTCCTTATTTGAATGGGTTAAGCCCCgcccatttccccatttcagCCCCGTTAAACCCCCTCATTTACTAATAATTAATTCAATAATCAAATAATCTGTTAAGCCACGCCCCttctaaaacaaaaagaacTAAGCCCCGCCCCACCACATTAAAACAATACGTAGGCCACGCCCATTTCTGCCTTTCAAAACCCATTTAAGCCCCGCCCTTTCCTTATTTAAACGTTGTAAGCCCCACCCATTTTCCAATTCCACTCATTTAAGCCCCGCCCCTTTCCCAACACAACCCCATTTAAGCCCCACCCACTTCCCCATTCCAACCCCTTACAAGCCCCACCCCTTCCACATTCTAACCTTTTATAGGCCCCGCCCCTTTGCTGATTTAAACCCCATTTATGCCCCGCCCATTTCCCATTAAAACCCCATTTAAGCCCCGCCCCTCCTGCAAGCAAACCTCACTTAAGCCCCACCCACTTCCACTTCTCAATCCAAATTAAGCTCCGCCCCTTTCCAAGTGTCAACCCCATTTAAGCCCCACCCACTTTCCCATTCTACCCATATTTAAGCCCCGCCCCTTTCACAACTTCAGCCCAGTTTAGGCCCCACCCCCTGACCAATCCCAACCCATTATAAGCCCCGCCCCTTTGCCGTTTAAACGCCATTTATGCCCCgcccatttcccatttcttcccattcactTCCAAATTCCAACCCTTCATATGCCCCGCCCCTTTCCAATTTAAACCACGCCCATTTGCCCATTCCAATCCAATTTAAGCCCCACCCACTCCCTATTGTAACCCTCTATAAGCCACGCCCCTTACCCATTTAACCCCGCCTCCTCCTTCATTCCAACCCAATGTAAGCCCCGCCCCTTACCTAATTAAAACCCATTTAAGCCCCACCCACTTCCCCATCCCAACCCTTTATAAGCCCCGCCCATGCCCCATTTTAACCCCgcccctttcccctttctgaCTAAATTTAAGCCCCGCCCCTTTCCCATTCCAACCCCATTTAAGCCCCACCCCTTTCCCtaataattaaaaatcccaGGCCCCTCCCCTTtcaggccccgccccctcagGCCCCGCCCCCACCGGTGTCTCTGGAGGGTTTTGAGGCCGCGGAAAATTCCGGAGACGACGAAGACGCGGaagctgccctggcacagctggggggaGTCCTGCACCTCCTGCAATTAGCGCTAATTAACGCTAATGAGCGCTCGTTAGCCCCGCAGAAACCCCACAGATATTAATTagttaattaattattatttaggTGTTGTTATTTGGTAATTAATGGCTGTTAAATGGTAATTGTCACCCTTAATGGCTTATTATTCACTAATTAAAACACCTTAATTGCTAATTAGCATTATTACCACCCAATAATCTCTATTTATAATCAATCCAGTTATTAATAAAACCAATTAAAGCCCTCAGCAGCTAATTAACATCTATTAAATGCTAATAGATGGCTATTAAGTGCTACTTAGCCGCTAATAACCACTAATTATCACAATTTTGGCAGTAATTAGCACTAATTAACACCCATTGCACTCGTACTAAAactataataaaataattattaaaaaccTTAATAATTAGAATAATTAATACCCTAAACACTAATTcacattaattaaaaactaatAGCAGCCTTTAAACACTAATTATAAGCCATTAATCACTAATTAAAACCGATTAGCCGCTAATTAAAACCTCTTAGTCTCTAATTAACACTTTTAAATCACTAATTAACTCGTCTTAATTACTAATTACCACACGATAGCCACTAAATAATATGGCCAACCTAC harbors:
- the BOLA2B gene encoding bolA-like protein 2, which codes for MEPPTAEELRLRLQERLQAEHVEVQDSPQLCQGSFRVFVVSGIFRGLKTLQRHRLVNEALKEELGRIHALEQRTLTPEQWEAERGSLA